The sequence CTGCTTGGCGAGGAAGATCTCCGCCATGCCGCCCGTGGCGATGCGCTGCAGGAGCTTGTAGCGCCCGAACTTCTGGGGCGCGGAGGAGCCGGGGGCGACCATGAACGGCCACTTTAACGCACGAACGCCCCCTCTCCCCAACTGCAGGGAGGGGACGTCCGATATGTAAGCGAACGGTTAAGACGCTCTTCTACTTCAGCAGCTTGAACGCGCGCGGCGACCAGTCGTTCTTCGCGATGCCGGGGATGCACCAGAGCATGCACAGCGGCTCGATGGCGCGCGCCGCCTCCACCTTGCCCATGTCGGCCGTCTCCCAGCCGAACTGCTCGAGGATGCCGCCCACCTGCTTCTTGGCGCCCTCGTCGTTGCCGCAGATGAACATGCTCGGCCGGCCGCCCTGGAAGCTCGGGTTCACCATGAACGGGCCGCCCACCGAGTTGAAGCACTTCACGAACTTCGCCTCCGGGAACTCCTTCTGCAGCCGCTCCATCAGCGACTCGTTCGGCCCGGTGAAGTAGGCGAGCACGCCGTTCACGGGCGGCTTCTTCTCGTCGATGGGGTTGCAGGTGTCGATGACGGTCTTGCCCGCGAGGTTCGCGGCGCCCGCCAGCTTGAGCGAGTCCACGGCGGCCGCGCCCTTGGCCGCCAGCACGAGCAGCTCGCCGAACTTCGCGGCGTCGGCGTTGGAGCCCACCTTCGCCTTGCCGTTCTCCTTGCGCCAGTCGTCGAGCGAGGCCGGAGAGCGTGTGCCGAGCATGACCTCGTGGCCGTGCTTCAAGAAGCCCGCGCCGAGCGTCTGCGCGACGCCGCCCGAGCCGACGATTCCGATCTTCATGGTTGCCCCTCCAGCCGCGGGTGGATGCGGCCACGGGAGCCTAGCCGTTCACGCGTCGCTTGGGTGCTCGGAGAAAGAGCGGTGCCTCGCCTGTGCTGCAT comes from Deltaproteobacteria bacterium and encodes:
- a CDS encoding NAD(P)-binding domain-containing protein; protein product: MKIGIVGSGGVAQTLGAGFLKHGHEVMLGTRSPASLDDWRKENGKAKVGSNADAAKFGELLVLAAKGAAAVDSLKLAGAANLAGKTVIDTCNPIDEKKPPVNGVLAYFTGPNESLMERLQKEFPEAKFVKCFNSVGGPFMVNPSFQGGRPSMFICGNDEGAKKQVGGILEQFGWETADMGKVEAARAIEPLCMLWCIPGIAKNDWSPRAFKLLK